Proteins encoded by one window of Streptomyces sp. LX-29:
- a CDS encoding DUF6257 family protein, translating into MAQHEPEPKLTAGEKARVAWYVARMAKRGIAGDENVFQADLERKVDRIIDGARKREEREAKNSK; encoded by the coding sequence ATGGCCCAGCACGAGCCCGAGCCGAAGCTGACCGCCGGCGAGAAGGCGCGGGTGGCCTGGTACGTCGCCCGGATGGCCAAGCGCGGCATCGCCGGCGACGAGAACGTCTTCCAGGCCGACTTGGAGCGCAAGGTCGACCGGATCATCGACGGCGCCCGCAAGCGCGAGGAGCGCGAAGCCAAGAACAGCAAGTGA
- a CDS encoding FtsK/SpoIIIE domain-containing protein: protein MSDLSIRGEPDVGEVVDLDERRARRALVSLVKEATVPEAAPVADAIPEQVQQPAVEDALPAHGSGRARRLRRAARRVRTIATHDRTRKALRAAVRHTAYVWGGAGVVTKRAWEGRTVAVHHRMRALALAAGDHMAAAEWQAKADSFRRERHQRRMDLITRTPQAVKSAAIGAAGVEGALLLLGACMAIHDHQLHDVVAPTLAAVDAVRALCWFVGVAWGPALALMTLAGLSHLWRAGQKHETAPRWARPASGAVDDVPITPSIVVKALSDLGVPQLKKGIKEMADGAAGMLGPITLAGCGVEVDVTLPSGVSTEEVLGKRRKLAENMNRHEHELHMTLPPTPRTVRMWIADSGALDLPIGPSPLVIDPDTTAQMHHGRAPWGQDLRGDAVLVNLHQKHLLITGMSNQGKTASLRALALWTALDPRVKFRLADLKGVGDWQMFEGIAEVLIQGPTDEHVIEATHMVEEGVAEMQRRGKLMLQLSAKGWSQDKILADPRFDPLVLIVDEAQVAYGSGAVETYTTDSGAVRKGAPYGGAKQDSRYFQAIKAIHDQGRAVNVTTWEGTQDPTDANLPKRSREGNHIRASLVLGTESQAKMALGENPVDAGAAPHKLRQGLDKGTLVVAGAGIDMPPGQPSITVRTHYINEDDAKEIAERAKALRSGLKTQGADKDAAQEVDHLADVLTVLGQADRLRSPDMLHGLKNLNSAVYGEWTFEVLTQALKPVGAEPRKYNGNPSISRARVLAAIERRAEEAENTTEFDGQ, encoded by the coding sequence ATGTCCGACCTGAGCATCAGGGGGGAACCTGACGTGGGTGAGGTGGTCGACCTTGACGAGCGCCGGGCCCGCCGCGCCCTCGTCAGTCTCGTCAAAGAGGCGACCGTCCCCGAGGCGGCCCCGGTCGCCGACGCCATCCCGGAACAGGTGCAGCAGCCGGCCGTTGAGGACGCGCTGCCCGCCCACGGCTCTGGCCGCGCCCGCCGGTTGAGGCGCGCTGCTCGCCGGGTGCGCACGATCGCTACGCACGACCGCACCCGCAAGGCTCTTCGTGCGGCGGTCCGACACACCGCCTACGTGTGGGGAGGCGCCGGGGTCGTCACGAAGCGGGCCTGGGAGGGCCGCACCGTTGCTGTTCATCACCGCATGCGGGCCCTGGCTCTGGCGGCCGGGGACCACATGGCGGCTGCGGAGTGGCAGGCCAAGGCCGACTCGTTCCGCCGGGAGCGTCACCAGCGCCGGATGGACCTGATCACCCGCACCCCGCAGGCGGTGAAGTCCGCCGCCATCGGCGCGGCCGGTGTCGAGGGTGCGTTACTGCTGCTCGGCGCCTGCATGGCCATCCATGACCATCAACTGCACGACGTGGTGGCGCCGACTCTGGCCGCCGTCGACGCGGTACGGGCGCTGTGCTGGTTCGTGGGGGTCGCTTGGGGTCCGGCACTGGCGCTGATGACCCTGGCCGGTCTCTCACATCTGTGGCGGGCCGGGCAGAAGCACGAGACGGCCCCTCGATGGGCCCGGCCCGCATCCGGCGCGGTGGACGATGTGCCGATCACCCCGTCGATCGTGGTCAAAGCCCTGTCCGACCTGGGTGTCCCTCAGTTGAAGAAGGGCATCAAGGAGATGGCGGATGGTGCCGCGGGGATGCTCGGGCCGATCACCTTGGCCGGGTGCGGTGTCGAGGTCGACGTCACTTTGCCGTCCGGCGTCTCCACGGAGGAGGTCCTCGGTAAGCGGCGGAAGCTGGCGGAGAACATGAACCGTCACGAGCACGAGCTCCACATGACGCTCCCGCCAACCCCCCGCACCGTGCGTATGTGGATCGCTGACTCGGGTGCGCTCGATCTGCCGATCGGCCCGTCGCCGCTGGTCATCGACCCGGACACCACCGCACAGATGCACCACGGCCGGGCCCCGTGGGGGCAGGACCTGCGCGGGGACGCGGTGTTGGTCAACCTGCATCAAAAGCATCTGCTCATCACGGGCATGTCCAACCAGGGCAAGACGGCAAGCCTGCGGGCACTCGCCCTATGGACCGCGCTTGACCCACGGGTGAAGTTCCGGCTTGCCGACCTCAAGGGCGTCGGCGACTGGCAGATGTTCGAAGGCATCGCCGAAGTGCTCATCCAGGGCCCGACCGACGAGCACGTGATCGAGGCGACGCACATGGTCGAGGAGGGCGTCGCGGAGATGCAGCGCCGGGGGAAACTCATGCTCCAGCTCTCCGCCAAAGGCTGGAGCCAGGACAAGATCCTGGCCGACCCCCGCTTCGACCCGCTGGTGCTGATCGTCGATGAAGCGCAGGTGGCCTATGGATCCGGCGCCGTGGAGACCTACACCACGGACAGCGGAGCCGTCCGGAAGGGCGCGCCCTACGGGGGCGCGAAACAAGACTCCCGGTACTTCCAGGCCATCAAGGCCATCCATGACCAGGGCCGCGCGGTGAACGTCACCACCTGGGAAGGCACGCAAGATCCGACGGACGCCAACTTGCCCAAGCGGTCTCGTGAGGGCAACCACATCCGGGCATCCCTGGTGCTGGGCACCGAATCGCAAGCCAAGATGGCGCTCGGCGAGAACCCCGTCGACGCCGGCGCGGCCCCGCACAAACTCAGGCAGGGCCTGGACAAGGGCACCTTGGTGGTCGCAGGGGCAGGCATCGACATGCCGCCGGGACAGCCGTCCATCACGGTTCGGACGCACTACATCAACGAGGACGACGCGAAAGAGATCGCCGAGCGGGCCAAGGCTCTGCGATCCGGCCTCAAGACCCAGGGCGCGGACAAGGACGCGGCGCAGGAAGTGGACCACCTCGCCGACGTGCTTACCGTGCTCGGCCAGGCGGACCGGCTGAGGTCCCCGGACATGCTGCACGGCCTGAAGAACCTCAACAGCGCCGTGTACGGGGAGTGGACGTTCGAGGTTCTGACGCAGGCCCTGAAGCCGGTCGGGGCAGAGCCGCGCAAGTACAACGGCAACCCGTCGATCTCCCGTGCACGGGTGCTCGCGGCCATCGAGCGGCGTGCCGAAGAGGCCGAGAACACCACCGAGTTCGACGGACAGTGA
- a CDS encoding DNA primase, protein MTHATSVRRDARTGALLDLALQLAADGLPVLPLSADKRPFGNCSDCAGNRCGGRPNMKTPGPCVCPRPCHGWAAATLAPAVLSSHPWAAAWRRAGAVAYHPGGAGVTVVDLDSPAAVDWARATLPPTRTVQSTRGEHWIYSGTVRSVNGVRASVDIKSLISYARWLGPGTGTMTGLPSAVRALAEKKPTAVRAAPRSLTVPAPTGGGQCRHRSPAYLERGIAMAEQRITDASSGIHSTVYRTFLAVLSAHGRCGCLTETHIVRLFTAAQSKGESPRHCTDAWTNARTALGM, encoded by the coding sequence ATGACCCATGCCACCTCGGTCCGGCGAGATGCCCGGACCGGCGCCCTGCTCGACCTCGCACTGCAGCTGGCGGCCGACGGGCTGCCGGTGCTGCCGCTGAGCGCGGACAAGCGGCCGTTCGGCAACTGCTCCGACTGCGCGGGCAACCGGTGCGGCGGGCGGCCGAACATGAAGACCCCCGGCCCCTGCGTGTGCCCGCGTCCGTGCCACGGCTGGGCCGCCGCCACCCTCGCCCCCGCCGTGCTCTCCTCCCACCCGTGGGCGGCCGCGTGGCGCCGAGCCGGGGCCGTCGCCTACCACCCCGGCGGCGCCGGCGTCACGGTCGTCGACCTCGACAGCCCGGCCGCGGTCGACTGGGCCCGCGCCACGCTGCCGCCGACCCGCACCGTGCAGTCGACGCGGGGCGAGCACTGGATCTACTCCGGCACCGTGCGATCGGTGAACGGCGTCCGCGCCAGTGTCGACATCAAGTCCCTGATCTCCTACGCCCGCTGGCTCGGCCCCGGCACCGGCACCATGACGGGCCTGCCTTCGGCCGTCCGTGCGCTCGCCGAGAAGAAGCCCACCGCCGTCCGGGCCGCGCCCCGCTCCCTCACGGTTCCCGCGCCGACCGGGGGTGGGCAGTGCCGTCACCGCTCGCCCGCCTACCTGGAGCGGGGGATCGCGATGGCGGAGCAGCGCATCACGGACGCGAGCAGCGGGATCCACTCCACTGTGTACCGGACGTTCCTGGCGGTGCTGTCCGCGCACGGCCGGTGCGGTTGCCTCACCGAGACGCACATCGTCCGGCTGTTCACCGCTGCGCAGTCCAAGGGGGAGTCCCCGCGGCACTGCACGGACGCGTGGACCAACGCCCGTACGGCTTTGGGGATGTGA
- a CDS encoding ATP-binding protein — protein MAEDEKSPAREVITDYAQEHFRYFRTIDGTVYAQRNGHPVARPIRSQGTTGSHRQELMVGLFRDGLGVFNGTALKEALDLIEALALTEDVQPVHIRVAPGFDGATWLDLGRDDGRSVRIHPTGWDILIPDPREVCWRRTQLTGELPLPVKDTDGKGIDLLMRLCNFTDARAESLALAWLIGCLGPDVPVPAPFLTGPQGAGKSTAGKMLVRIIEGMSGDLRRAPKDEENLITAVAAGWVTGMDNLSHLGPDLSDLMCCIVTGAENIKRALFTDGDVVRARYRRPMLLTGIDVGVIRPDLAERLLPLRLERPCVRRTEAELWAEFARDLPVILGSVLDLAVTVRATQADIPTDLRMADFAHLCAQLDAAQSFGALDAYRASLDDLNDDVIEGDLLAQTVLKRAADIEPGTDVRMTSAEWLHGLTQLYTGEGECRPLPKGWPTTGKVLSDRLKRLQPVLAARGVLVDWGRTRTARYIEMARPKPAQDEQGEVF, from the coding sequence ATGGCCGAGGACGAGAAGAGCCCGGCCCGCGAGGTCATCACCGACTACGCACAGGAGCACTTCCGGTACTTCCGCACCATCGACGGCACCGTCTACGCCCAGCGCAACGGCCACCCCGTCGCCCGCCCGATCCGCTCCCAGGGCACGACCGGCAGCCACCGCCAGGAACTCATGGTCGGCCTGTTCCGCGACGGGCTCGGCGTCTTCAACGGAACCGCCTTGAAGGAGGCACTCGACTTGATCGAAGCACTCGCGCTCACCGAGGACGTCCAGCCCGTCCACATCCGCGTCGCCCCCGGATTCGACGGAGCGACCTGGCTCGACCTCGGGCGCGACGACGGCCGATCCGTCCGCATCCACCCCACCGGCTGGGACATCCTCATTCCCGACCCCCGTGAGGTCTGCTGGCGCCGCACCCAGCTCACCGGGGAACTCCCGCTCCCAGTCAAGGACACCGATGGCAAGGGCATCGACCTGCTCATGCGGCTGTGCAACTTCACCGATGCCCGCGCCGAGTCCCTGGCCCTCGCGTGGCTGATCGGCTGCCTCGGCCCCGATGTCCCGGTCCCTGCCCCCTTCCTTACCGGCCCGCAGGGCGCCGGTAAGTCCACCGCCGGCAAGATGCTCGTCCGCATCATCGAGGGCATGAGCGGCGACCTGCGCCGCGCCCCGAAGGACGAGGAGAACCTGATCACGGCCGTCGCGGCCGGATGGGTCACCGGCATGGACAACCTCTCCCACCTCGGCCCGGACTTGTCCGACCTCATGTGCTGCATCGTCACCGGCGCCGAGAACATCAAGCGCGCCCTGTTCACCGACGGCGACGTCGTCCGCGCCCGCTACCGCCGGCCGATGCTCCTGACCGGCATCGACGTCGGCGTCATCCGCCCCGACCTCGCCGAACGCCTCCTCCCCCTCCGCCTCGAACGCCCCTGCGTGCGGCGCACCGAAGCGGAGCTGTGGGCGGAGTTCGCACGCGACCTGCCCGTGATCCTCGGATCCGTGCTCGACCTGGCCGTCACCGTCCGGGCGACCCAGGCCGACATCCCGACCGACCTGCGCATGGCCGACTTCGCCCACCTGTGCGCGCAGCTCGACGCCGCCCAGAGCTTCGGCGCCCTGGACGCCTACCGGGCCAGCCTGGACGACCTCAACGACGACGTCATCGAGGGCGACCTCCTCGCCCAGACCGTCCTCAAGCGCGCCGCCGACATCGAGCCCGGCACCGACGTCCGCATGACGTCCGCCGAATGGCTTCACGGACTCACCCAGCTCTACACCGGCGAGGGAGAGTGCCGCCCCCTGCCCAAGGGCTGGCCCACCACCGGCAAAGTCCTCTCCGACCGCCTCAAGCGCCTCCAGCCCGTCCTCGCCGCCCGCGGCGTCCTTGTCGACTGGGGCCGCACCCGCACCGCCCGCTACATCGAGATGGCCCGGCCCAAGCCCGCGCAGGACGAGCAGGGCGAGGTGTTCTAG
- a CDS encoding helix-turn-helix domain-containing protein produces the protein MARQPMLKLPEVLAELDMSRAAFYRMRARNQGPRLIKLPNGQLRVRRSDLDAWLSQCEEAAA, from the coding sequence ATGGCACGTCAGCCGATGCTCAAGCTCCCCGAGGTTCTCGCCGAGCTCGACATGAGCCGAGCCGCCTTCTACCGGATGCGCGCCCGCAACCAGGGGCCGCGCCTGATCAAGCTCCCCAACGGGCAACTCCGCGTTCGGCGTTCGGACCTGGACGCCTGGCTGTCCCAGTGCGAGGAAGCCGCCGCCTGA
- a CDS encoding site-specific integrase, which produces MLTYDVEFWAIRQRNRPKPFELRWRVGTQKHSRSFKLKTQAEGRQNELMAALRKREQFDEETGLPVSELEVLTTPTWYEHATAYVLMKWPNAAAKHRASIAETLATITPVFASSSRGTPEASVLRRALYGWAFRAVRDAEGTLRLRHQVEEPPADVTKALAWISEHTYKVTEVAKSDRLRAALDAISRKLDGKPAADNTVNRKRMVLSNVLRYAVERTILPANPLGGVDWAAPVKDDEVDFRYVPNPEQVTALIGAVRQISDRGEHLAAFFGCLYYAAMRPSEIAALRDADCTLPASGWGELILAGSRPEVGSGWTDDGKSYDERGLKRRARKATRPVPIPPVLTAMLREHQERYGVADDGRLFRAVEGGRVTSTEYCALWDAARLKALSAKEAKTPLADVPYSLRHAGVSLWINSGVDPVEVARRAGHSLTVLFRFYAKILRGQQDKANALIEQGLNGG; this is translated from the coding sequence ATGCTCACGTACGACGTGGAATTTTGGGCCATCCGGCAACGCAACCGCCCGAAGCCGTTCGAACTGCGGTGGCGAGTCGGCACGCAGAAACACTCCCGGAGCTTCAAGCTCAAGACGCAGGCCGAAGGGCGCCAGAACGAGCTAATGGCCGCGCTGCGCAAGCGCGAGCAGTTCGACGAGGAGACCGGGCTGCCGGTCTCTGAGCTTGAAGTTCTGACCACGCCCACCTGGTACGAGCACGCCACCGCGTACGTGCTCATGAAGTGGCCGAACGCGGCGGCCAAGCACCGCGCGAGCATCGCCGAGACGTTGGCCACCATCACGCCGGTCTTCGCGTCCAGCTCGCGCGGGACCCCGGAAGCATCCGTGCTGCGGAGGGCGCTCTATGGGTGGGCCTTCCGTGCGGTGCGGGACGCGGAGGGCACCCTGCGGCTGCGGCATCAGGTAGAGGAGCCGCCGGCCGACGTCACCAAGGCGCTCGCCTGGATCTCGGAACACACGTACAAGGTGACCGAGGTCGCCAAGTCGGACCGGCTGCGCGCGGCTCTGGACGCCATTTCCCGGAAGCTCGACGGGAAGCCCGCGGCCGACAACACGGTGAACCGTAAGCGCATGGTGCTGAGCAACGTGCTGCGGTACGCCGTCGAGCGGACGATCCTCCCCGCGAACCCGCTGGGTGGCGTGGACTGGGCAGCACCGGTGAAGGACGACGAGGTCGACTTCCGGTACGTCCCCAACCCGGAGCAGGTCACCGCCCTCATAGGGGCCGTTCGACAGATCAGCGACCGGGGCGAGCACCTGGCCGCGTTCTTCGGATGCCTCTACTACGCCGCCATGCGCCCCTCGGAGATCGCGGCCCTGCGCGATGCGGACTGCACCCTGCCAGCGTCCGGGTGGGGCGAACTCATCCTCGCCGGAAGCCGTCCCGAGGTCGGCTCCGGCTGGACGGACGACGGGAAGTCGTACGACGAGCGCGGCCTGAAGCGACGGGCGCGAAAGGCCACCCGCCCGGTGCCCATCCCACCTGTCCTCACGGCGATGCTCCGGGAACACCAGGAGCGGTACGGCGTGGCCGATGACGGCCGGCTCTTCCGGGCAGTCGAGGGTGGACGCGTCACCTCCACCGAGTACTGCGCGCTCTGGGACGCGGCCCGCCTCAAAGCCCTCTCGGCGAAGGAGGCGAAGACGCCCCTTGCAGACGTGCCGTACTCGCTGCGGCACGCGGGGGTGTCCCTGTGGATCAACTCCGGAGTGGACCCGGTGGAGGTCGCCCGGAGGGCGGGGCACAGCCTCACGGTTCTCTTCCGGTTCTACGCCAAGATCCTCCGGGGACAGCAGGACAAGGCGAACGCGCTCATCGAGCAGGGGCTCAACGGCGGCTGA
- a CDS encoding trypsin-like peptidase domain-containing protein, which produces MSTENEGAAVPSAASPAPDVEPAVAHAESGPAPERATGPTAGATSAARETREAQADGDYDLPAPAPASPPDVAAPTEPLAPAPALETPPTPELAATTAMPATAAAVGSAAPPSPPPPPPAQDGSGTWWDGTGAGAPYGSGGPVAGAAGGGFAGGPGGGAWGAPPMPPPPSGRGRSGGIVAAVLAAVLVAGGIGGGVGYWAADRDETSTSTTVSSSGDPKAESRAPGSVADIAGKALPSVVTIEARGSNGEGGTGTGFVYDKQGHILTNNHVVASAADSGRLTATFSDGKRYDAEVIGRAEGYDVAVIKLKNAPDGLNPLPLGDSDKVSVGDATVAIGAPFGLSGTVTTGIVSAKNRPVASSDGGGTNASYMSALQTDASINPGNSGGPLLNADGAVIGVNSAIQSAGGGGGFGGGSQQSGSIGLGFAIPINQGKNVADQLIKTGQPVYPVIEATVNMKDTGNGATIASTGAGGSDAVAPGGPADRAGLKPGDVITKLDDTVIDSGPTLISEIWTHQPGDKVTITYVRDGKQSTTQLTLGERQGDS; this is translated from the coding sequence GTGAGCACCGAGAACGAGGGCGCCGCCGTTCCGTCTGCGGCGTCTCCGGCGCCCGACGTCGAGCCCGCGGTGGCCCATGCCGAGTCCGGCCCGGCGCCGGAGCGGGCGACGGGACCGACGGCGGGAGCGACATCGGCGGCGCGGGAGACGCGCGAGGCGCAGGCGGACGGCGACTACGACCTGCCGGCTCCGGCTCCGGCTTCGCCTCCGGATGTGGCCGCGCCCACGGAACCCCTGGCTCCGGCGCCCGCGTTGGAGACTCCGCCCACGCCAGAGCTCGCGGCCACGACGGCCATGCCGGCGACCGCCGCGGCGGTGGGGTCGGCCGCCCCGCCGTCTCCGCCCCCGCCGCCCCCGGCCCAGGACGGTTCGGGGACCTGGTGGGACGGGACCGGTGCGGGCGCTCCGTACGGCTCCGGCGGCCCGGTCGCCGGCGCGGCGGGCGGCGGCTTCGCCGGTGGTCCGGGTGGCGGCGCGTGGGGCGCGCCGCCGATGCCGCCTCCGCCGTCCGGGCGCGGGCGCTCCGGCGGGATCGTCGCCGCGGTGCTGGCAGCGGTGCTGGTGGCCGGCGGGATCGGCGGCGGGGTCGGCTACTGGGCCGCGGACCGCGACGAGACCTCCACCTCGACCACCGTCTCCTCCTCCGGCGACCCCAAGGCGGAGAGCCGGGCGCCGGGCTCGGTGGCGGACATCGCCGGCAAGGCGCTGCCCAGCGTGGTGACCATCGAGGCGCGGGGCAGCAACGGCGAGGGCGGCACCGGCACCGGCTTCGTCTACGACAAGCAGGGCCACATCCTCACCAACAACCACGTGGTGGCCTCGGCCGCCGACAGCGGCAGGCTCACCGCGACCTTCTCCGACGGCAAGCGGTACGACGCCGAGGTGATCGGTCGCGCCGAGGGCTACGACGTCGCCGTGATCAAACTGAAGAACGCCCCCGACGGTCTGAACCCGCTCCCCCTCGGCGACTCCGACAAGGTCTCCGTGGGCGACGCGACGGTGGCGATCGGGGCTCCCTTCGGCCTCTCCGGCACGGTCACCACGGGCATCGTCAGCGCCAAGAACCGCCCGGTGGCCTCAAGCGACGGCGGCGGCACCAACGCCTCGTACATGAGCGCGCTGCAGACCGACGCCTCCATCAACCCGGGCAACTCCGGCGGCCCGCTGCTCAACGCCGACGGCGCCGTGATCGGCGTCAACTCCGCCATCCAGTCCGCGGGTGGCGGGGGTGGCTTCGGCGGCGGATCCCAGCAGTCCGGTTCCATCGGCCTCGGCTTCGCCATCCCCATCAACCAGGGCAAGAACGTCGCCGATCAGCTCATCAAGACCGGCCAGCCCGTCTACCCGGTCATCGAGGCCACCGTCAACATGAAGGACACCGGCAACGGTGCCACCATCGCCTCCACCGGCGCCGGCGGCAGCGACGCCGTCGCCCCGGGCGGCCCCGCCGACCGCGCCGGCCTCAAGCCCGGTGACGTCATCACCAAGCTCGACGACACCGTCATCGACAGCGGCCCCACCCTGATCAGCGAAATCTGGACCCACCAGCCGGGCGACAAGGTCACCATCACCTACGTACGCGACGGCAAGCAGTCCACGACCCAGCTCACCCTGGGCGAGCGCCAGGGCGACAGCTGA
- a CDS encoding glycerophosphodiester phosphodiesterase, which produces MTYARPAEEIQPSPHTLAVVAHRGASEVAPEHTLAAYRRAIDDGADALECDVRMTADGHLVCVHDRRVNRTSNGRGAVSALELSDLAALDFGSWKGQGGDPESPDRDSTAVLTLERLLEYVADAGRRVELAIETKHPTRWAGQVEARLLELLRRFGLDAPPAGQPSSVRVMSFSARSLHRVRVAAPAIPTVYLMQFVLPRHRDGHLPPGVHIAGPSIRIVRKDPDYVARLHRAGHRVHVWTVDEPEDVELCVALGVDAIITNRPKEVLSQLGRG; this is translated from the coding sequence ATGACCTATGCGCGCCCGGCCGAGGAGATCCAGCCCAGTCCGCACACCCTCGCCGTCGTCGCCCACCGCGGGGCCTCGGAGGTCGCGCCCGAACACACCCTGGCGGCGTACCGGCGCGCGATCGACGACGGCGCCGACGCCCTGGAGTGCGATGTCCGGATGACCGCGGACGGGCATCTGGTCTGCGTGCACGACCGCCGGGTCAACCGCACCTCCAACGGCCGCGGCGCGGTCTCCGCGCTCGAACTCTCCGACCTCGCCGCCCTCGACTTCGGCTCCTGGAAGGGGCAGGGCGGCGACCCCGAATCCCCGGACCGCGACAGCACCGCGGTGCTCACCCTGGAGCGGCTGCTGGAGTACGTCGCCGACGCCGGGCGCCGCGTCGAGCTCGCCATCGAGACCAAGCACCCCACCCGCTGGGCGGGCCAGGTCGAGGCGCGGTTGCTCGAGCTGCTGCGCCGCTTCGGCCTGGACGCGCCCCCGGCCGGCCAGCCCTCGTCGGTACGCGTGATGAGTTTCTCCGCGCGCTCGCTGCACCGGGTGCGGGTCGCGGCCCCGGCCATCCCGACCGTCTATCTGATGCAGTTCGTGCTGCCGCGCCACCGCGACGGCCATCTGCCGCCCGGCGTGCACATCGCGGGCCCGAGCATCCGGATCGTGCGGAAGGACCCCGACTACGTCGCCCGACTGCACCGCGCGGGGCACCGGGTGCACGTCTGGACCGTGGACGAGCCCGAGGACGTGGAGCTGTGCGTCGCGCTCGGTGTGGACGCGATCATCACCAACCGACCGAAGGAGGTTCTCTCCCAGCTCGGCCGCGGCTGA
- a CDS encoding DUF5926 family protein: MAKKRRPQTKAAGARVSPGSADATYPVVGAREPCPCGSGRRYKACHGRAAAHAVTELVQRPFEGLPGECDWVALRELVPAATAELRLKDGLPEGVPSVTLATVLPMAWPALRRDTGAVLLGLQNDTASGDISRDLADTLRRALTAEPGTAVAAGRTTAEGDRLQDLLDPTAPFTPVVHEGFEFWLENAEGASGEVAASLERANAAAIPTARLTGVEAAYWCQATEKNHLRWVMAHPEEGLLDALARLHAAGASSLGEGTRLIGSFRAHGLVVPVWDLPQSVRADDVEKPAATFAERLGEALASQAPLTPEERRARGGLTNRQVTLS; this comes from the coding sequence ATGGCCAAGAAGCGCCGCCCCCAGACGAAGGCCGCAGGAGCACGGGTCAGCCCCGGATCCGCTGACGCCACCTACCCGGTGGTGGGCGCCCGCGAGCCCTGCCCGTGCGGTTCGGGTCGCCGCTACAAGGCGTGCCACGGGCGGGCCGCCGCGCACGCCGTGACCGAGTTGGTGCAGCGGCCGTTCGAGGGGCTGCCCGGGGAGTGCGACTGGGTGGCGCTGCGCGAGCTGGTGCCCGCCGCCACCGCCGAACTGCGCCTGAAGGACGGCCTGCCGGAGGGCGTGCCGTCGGTGACGCTGGCGACCGTGCTGCCCATGGCCTGGCCGGCCCTGCGCCGGGACACCGGCGCCGTCCTCCTCGGGCTGCAGAACGACACCGCCTCCGGCGACATCAGCCGCGACCTGGCGGACACCCTCCGGCGCGCGCTGACCGCCGAGCCGGGCACGGCGGTGGCGGCCGGGCGGACCACCGCCGAGGGGGACCGACTCCAGGACCTGCTGGACCCGACGGCGCCGTTCACGCCCGTCGTGCACGAGGGCTTCGAGTTCTGGCTGGAGAACGCGGAGGGGGCCAGCGGCGAGGTCGCCGCCTCCCTGGAGCGGGCCAACGCCGCCGCGATCCCGACCGCCCGGCTCACCGGCGTCGAGGCCGCGTACTGGTGCCAGGCCACGGAGAAGAACCATCTGCGCTGGGTCATGGCCCACCCGGAGGAGGGGCTGCTGGACGCGCTCGCGCGGCTGCACGCGGCGGGCGCCTCCTCGCTCGGCGAGGGCACCCGGCTCATCGGCTCCTTCCGGGCGCACGGGTTGGTCGTGCCGGTGTGGGATCTGCCGCAGTCGGTCCGCGCGGACGACGTGGAGAAGCCGGCCGCCACCTTCGCGGAGCGGCTCGGCGAGGCGCTGGCCTCCCAGGCCCCGCTGACCCCCGAGGAGCGGCGGGCGCGCGGCGGTCTCACCAACCGTCAGGTCACCCTGAGCTGA